A segment of the Candidatus Eisenbacteria bacterium genome:
AAAAAGGTTTTCGTCGCCTCGACAGAGAGGGGTGTTTGTATGGTCGACTATCTCAAGTCAGAGAAGGATTTCTTGAAGCTATTGAAAAAGCAATTTCCCGGAGAGGTCGTTAAAAATGATCAGAAGAATAAAAAGGGTCTTGCTCAATTAAAAAAATACCTGAAGGGAGAGCGCCGGGGTTTTCATTGCCAGTTGGATTTGAAAGGGACGATGTTCCAGAAAAAGGTCTGGTCAGCCCTAACCAAGATCCCTTATGGCCAGACACGATCCTATAAAGAGATTGCCAGCTTTATCGGCCATCCCAAAGCTTTCCGAGCTGTTGGAAATGCAAACGGGAATAACCCCACTCCATTAATCATTCCCTGTCACAGAGTGATTGAAAGCAACGGTGGACTGGGTGGTTTTGGCCACGGAGTTAAGGTGAAGAGAATGTTGTTGGACTTTGAAAAGGCTCATGGACTTTGACGAATTCCTCAAAGAGACGGCGTCCCTTTTTGGCCTTCAGTGGCGTCCCTTCAAAAGGAGAGGTGTCAAAAGGAAGATCGAACGAAGAATAGCCCAGATCGGCCTCTCCAACCTTGAGGAATATCTATTAAGAATTAAGGCAGATCCTGCAGAACAAAATCATCTTTTAAAAACCCTCACCGTCACCATCTCAAGGTTTTTCAGAGACCGGGAAGTTTTTCAAGCTATTGGAAATTCTGTCATCCCCACTGTGTTGAAAAATAGAGACAAAAAGGTTTTGAAGATCTGGTCGATTGGCTGTGCCAGCGGCGAAGAACCTTACAGCCTCTCTCTGTTATGGAAAAGGAGGTTTGAAGGTGTTTATCCCGGAGTC
Coding sequences within it:
- a CDS encoding methylated-DNA--[protein]-cysteine S-methyltransferase, encoding MEKIYYSSFNSTWLKKVFVASTERGVCMVDYLKSEKDFLKLLKKQFPGEVVKNDQKNKKGLAQLKKYLKGERRGFHCQLDLKGTMFQKKVWSALTKIPYGQTRSYKEIASFIGHPKAFRAVGNANGNNPTPLIIPCHRVIESNGGLGGFGHGVKVKRMLLDFEKAHGL